A region of the Yarrowia lipolytica chromosome 1C, complete sequence genome:
GTggtccttggcgtccttgcTAACGGTGGCAAACTCGAGCTTCTCGCTGGTCAGATTAGTGTTGTCCATGGTCTTGGACAGAATCTTGACGGCGAGCTCGCATGCCTCGGCCAGCGTCATGTCGTCCTTGTAATCCTGTCTCAGTAGGGTCTGTGCACTGGCCTTGTTGGCGCCCATGGAAGTAGCCTTCCAGCCGGAATAGTTACCCGAGGGGTTGGACTGGTAGAGCTGGAACTGTCGGATGTCGTCGTAGCCGGCGTAGATGAACGACACACCAAAGGGACGTAGACCTCCATGCTGGGTGTATCCCTGCTTGACGTTGCACACGTGcttgacgagctgctcgCAAGGGATCTCCTCGTTGTATGTTCGCAAGTAATCCTGGGCGGACTTTCGGGCGTTTTGAACAAGAATGCCTGCATCTGAGTTGAGACCGGCGACCGCACACACCATGGATTCGTTCAGAGTGTACATCTTTTCGGCCGAGGTGtcctgctccagcagcttggaggTGACCTTTCGCTCGGCGGCCAGCACAATGCCATCCTTGGCCAGAATGCCAATGGCTGTGCCTGCGTGTGAGATGGCTTCCTGCGCATACTCGACCTGGTACAATCGTCCCTCTGGCGAAAAGATTGTCGTTCTACTGTCGTATCTTCGGGATCCCATTGTCGTgtctttttgtgtgtgagtAGAGCTGTCTGTGATGTGCTGTGCTGTGCTGTGATCAGTGGCGAAACTTTGTTGTCGCGGTTGGGAGGACTGGTGGGTGGTTTAGTTGGGAATTGTGAGTGTggttgaagaagagtctATTTGTTGGGAGTTTACAAGGGTTCCGAAAAGTGCGACAAGTAGCTCTTATATAATTACTGCAGCCTCCGCGCAACACGGAAACGGAAACGGAAACAGGCGTCCAGGAATCATGTCATTTAATGTCATTTAATGGTGTGATCGGAGATAACGTTGTTATTGCCGGGAGAGAAGAGGGCCATAATCGGGGTAGTAATACACGAATTGAGGCCGGAGAAGTTGCACacccacaaacagacaccCACAAGTTCTGCAGCTACTTATTTAAACCCACCCGCCATGGTTACTTTTTACACCAAACAACTCTCATGGAATCGAAGTTCGCCACCTCGGCT
Encoded here:
- a CDS encoding uncharacterized protein (Compare to YALI0C19382g, similar to Saccharomyces cerevisiae PRE9 (YGR135W); ancestral locus Anc_3.499, highly similar to uniprot|P23638 Saccharomyces cerevisiae YGR135w PRE9 20S proteasome subunit Y13 (alpha3) P7.1.f7.1), translated to MGSRRYDSRTTIFSPEGRLYQVEYAQEAISHAGTAIGILAKDGIVLAAERKVTSKLLEQDTSAEKMYTLNESMVCAVAGLNSDAGILVQNARKSAQDYLRTYNEEIPCEQLVKHVCNVKQGYTQHGGLRPFGVSFIYAGYDDIRQFQLYQSNPSGNYSGWKATSMGANKASAQTLLRQDYKDDMTLAEACELAVKILSKTMDNTNLTSEKLEFATVSKDAKDHVVHRIWQPDQIDQLLKDSGLGKEEDDE